One stretch of Clavibacter michiganensis DNA includes these proteins:
- a CDS encoding zinc-ribbon domain-containing protein, with product MILLFGTRARDALIVIVTFACLRCGVTSAQRVLHRTLRFTVFFVPLVPLRSTYRVECPNCELETRLTKDQAMHALEWAVRNRGARR from the coding sequence GTGATCCTCCTGTTCGGCACCCGCGCCCGCGACGCCCTCATCGTCATCGTGACCTTCGCGTGCCTCCGCTGCGGCGTGACGAGTGCCCAGCGCGTGCTCCACCGCACGCTCCGCTTCACGGTGTTCTTCGTGCCGCTGGTCCCGCTGCGCTCGACCTACCGCGTCGAGTGCCCGAACTGCGAACTCGAGACGCGCCTCACGAAGGACCAGGCGATGCACGCCCTCGAGTGGGCCGTGCGGAACCGGGGCGCGCGCCGCTGA
- a CDS encoding glucose 1-dehydrogenase gives MSTDQYTFQDPTKMYADIEPKAQQQDGPGLDADLDATADRGEKTYRGSNRLEGRKALVTGADSGIGAAVAIAYAREGADVALSYLPEEEEDAKKVVALIEEAGRKAVAIPGDIATAEFSRELVAKAVEGLGGLDIVVNNAGKQQNVDALEDISDEEFDLTFKTNVYAMFWITKAALPHLKPGSSIINTSSIQAYAPSPNLVHYATTKASINAFSKGLAGQLAPKGIRVNVVAPGPIWTPLQTAGGQPEDALPEFGEQTPLGRAGQPAELAPAYVFLASNESSYVIGETLNVNGGMPTP, from the coding sequence ATGAGCACCGACCAGTACACGTTCCAGGACCCGACCAAGATGTACGCCGACATCGAGCCGAAGGCGCAGCAGCAGGACGGGCCCGGCCTCGACGCCGACCTGGACGCGACCGCGGACCGCGGCGAGAAGACGTACCGCGGATCGAACCGCCTCGAGGGACGCAAGGCCCTCGTCACCGGCGCCGACTCCGGCATCGGCGCCGCTGTCGCGATCGCCTACGCCCGCGAGGGCGCGGACGTCGCGCTCTCCTACCTCCCCGAAGAGGAGGAGGACGCGAAGAAGGTCGTCGCCCTCATCGAGGAGGCCGGTCGCAAGGCCGTCGCCATCCCCGGCGACATCGCCACGGCCGAGTTCAGCCGCGAGCTCGTCGCGAAGGCGGTCGAGGGCCTCGGCGGACTCGACATCGTCGTGAACAACGCGGGCAAGCAGCAGAACGTCGACGCGCTCGAGGACATCTCGGACGAGGAGTTCGACCTGACCTTCAAGACCAACGTCTACGCGATGTTCTGGATCACGAAGGCCGCGCTTCCGCACCTCAAGCCCGGCTCCTCGATCATCAACACGTCCTCTATCCAGGCCTACGCGCCGTCGCCCAACCTCGTGCACTACGCCACGACCAAGGCCTCGATCAACGCCTTCTCGAAGGGCCTCGCCGGCCAGCTGGCGCCCAAGGGCATCCGCGTGAACGTCGTCGCGCCCGGCCCGATCTGGACCCCGCTGCAGACCGCGGGCGGCCAGCCCGAGGATGCGCTGCCCGAGTTCGGCGAGCAGACCCCGCTCGGCCGCGCCGGCCAGCCCGCCGAGCTCGCGCCCGCCTACGTGTTCCTCGCCTCCAACGAGTCGAGCTACGTGATCGGCGAGACGCTGAACGTCAACGGCGGCATGCCGACGCCGTAG
- a CDS encoding carbohydrate ABC transporter permease, whose product MSVDTRQASGERAGTRPVRAQRSGVSRGQLKKSQTIAPWVLLAPFLAVFLLTFVLPIIYAVFQSFTTVRREGLFGEQGVTTVFAGFENYALALANDAFTASIGRVLLFGIVQVPVMIILCTILALLLESASAKWPQFFRAAYFMPYGVPGVIATILWGFLYIPGLSPIIDIGQMLGIQLDFLGAGTVLWSIANIVTWTYTGYNMLIIIAQLKSIPGDVYEAARIDGAGAWRTATSIQLPLIRPALVLATVFSIIGTLQLFAEPQVLATSAPAIDSQYTPNLSAYTTAFAYNDYGVAAAQAVIIALAAFVLSFVFLAFTNRKPKEEREAAAARKKGARA is encoded by the coding sequence ATGAGCGTCGACACGCGCCAGGCGAGCGGCGAGCGCGCCGGCACCCGCCCCGTCCGGGCGCAGCGCTCCGGCGTCAGCCGTGGCCAGCTGAAGAAGTCGCAGACCATCGCGCCGTGGGTGCTGCTCGCGCCGTTCCTCGCGGTCTTCCTGCTGACCTTCGTCCTGCCGATCATCTACGCGGTGTTCCAGTCGTTCACGACCGTGCGACGGGAGGGCCTGTTCGGTGAGCAGGGCGTGACCACCGTGTTCGCCGGGTTCGAGAACTACGCGCTCGCGCTCGCGAACGACGCCTTCACGGCGTCGATCGGCCGGGTGCTGCTGTTCGGCATCGTGCAGGTGCCGGTGATGATCATCCTCTGCACGATCCTCGCGCTGCTGCTCGAGTCGGCGTCGGCGAAGTGGCCCCAGTTCTTCCGGGCGGCGTACTTCATGCCGTACGGCGTGCCGGGCGTCATCGCGACGATCCTCTGGGGCTTCCTCTACATCCCGGGCCTGTCGCCCATCATCGACATCGGCCAGATGCTCGGGATCCAGCTCGACTTCCTCGGCGCCGGCACCGTGCTCTGGTCCATCGCGAACATCGTGACCTGGACCTACACGGGCTACAACATGCTCATCATCATCGCCCAGCTGAAGTCGATCCCCGGCGACGTGTACGAGGCCGCGCGCATCGACGGAGCGGGCGCATGGCGCACGGCGACGTCGATCCAGCTGCCGCTGATCCGTCCGGCGCTCGTGCTCGCGACCGTGTTCTCGATCATCGGGACGCTGCAGCTGTTCGCGGAGCCGCAGGTGCTCGCCACCTCGGCCCCCGCGATCGACTCGCAGTACACGCCGAACCTGTCGGCGTACACCACGGCGTTCGCGTACAACGACTACGGCGTCGCCGCGGCCCAGGCGGTCATCATCGCCCTCGCCGCGTTCGTGCTGTCGTTCGTGTTCCTCGCGTTCACCAACAGGAAGCCCAAGGAGGAGCGGGAAGCCGCCGCAGCGAGGAAGAAGGGGGCGCGCGCATGA
- a CDS encoding Rieske 2Fe-2S domain-containing protein — protein sequence MRELKLVAAIARIEDAEALDPIVDRVKGVATALLRPRALADLLHGVPFGHPLHPVAVLIPTGAWVSSAVLDLLPGNEKASRALVGVGVLSAAPSIVSGYADWSQLHEQQMRVGIVHSAANALATGLYGLSWIQRARGKHASGKVLGLAGLGLVSAGGFLGGHLAYRQAAGANHAEDVPHRFPAGWQELGHLDELPDGRLAKRDVAGLPLLVRRNGMTVDALSDTCSHLSAPLDEGELGTDPKTGEACVTCPWHDSVFSLKTGAVIHGPATAPQPRFETRVTGGLVEVRLPNAG from the coding sequence ATGAGGGAGCTGAAGCTCGTCGCGGCCATCGCGAGGATCGAGGACGCGGAGGCGCTGGATCCGATCGTGGATCGCGTGAAGGGCGTCGCCACCGCGCTGCTGAGGCCACGGGCGCTGGCCGACCTGCTGCACGGCGTGCCGTTCGGGCACCCGCTGCACCCCGTGGCCGTGCTGATCCCGACCGGCGCGTGGGTCTCCTCGGCGGTCCTCGACCTCCTGCCCGGCAACGAGAAGGCCAGCCGCGCGCTCGTGGGCGTCGGAGTGCTGAGCGCGGCGCCCTCCATCGTCTCCGGCTACGCCGACTGGTCGCAGCTGCACGAGCAGCAGATGCGCGTCGGCATCGTGCACTCGGCCGCGAACGCGCTCGCGACGGGCCTCTACGGCCTCTCCTGGATCCAGCGCGCCCGCGGCAAGCACGCCAGCGGCAAGGTGCTCGGCCTCGCGGGCCTCGGCCTCGTCTCCGCCGGCGGGTTCCTCGGCGGCCACCTCGCCTACCGCCAGGCGGCGGGCGCCAACCACGCCGAGGACGTGCCGCACCGCTTCCCCGCCGGCTGGCAGGAGCTCGGCCACCTCGACGAGCTGCCCGACGGCCGCCTCGCGAAGCGCGACGTGGCCGGCCTCCCGCTCCTCGTGCGCCGGAACGGCATGACGGTGGACGCGCTGAGCGACACCTGCAGCCACCTGTCCGCGCCGCTCGACGAGGGCGAGCTCGGCACCGACCCGAAGACGGGCGAGGCGTGCGTCACCTGCCCGTGGCACGACAGCGTGTTCAGCCTGAAGACTGGCGCCGTGATCCACGGACCGGCGACCGCGCCGCAGCCCCGCTTCGAGACCCGCGTCACGGGCGGGCTCGTGGAGGTGCGGCTGCCGAACGCGGGCTAG
- a CDS encoding SPFH domain-containing protein, translating into MDLISGGTTAIAVIVVIVILVALVAFIASRVRRVPPNQALVIVGRNAERSEGGAGFSSPQKVIIGGRTFIWPIFQEGFTLSLEQYQTSVTAEARDANFINTAVVATVNFKVTGTEDGVRRAVQRYLLQQDALPEIVRQSLEGAIRGLIGDRPVDELVKSFSVVAQEAVNQTKNDLAELGLQIETLNVREITTPGSSYLDDRARSNAARARQVAEVAEAENKRISALAAIENDQQTAERQLELDLRRAAIKADTDRANATAYAAGELAKAEQDRLVADQERTAVAAQAEVSKERLRIDVELPAEARKYATVQDAQAARDAEKAKVDVEVYQRTQNAEAAKTAAVNEAASITALGKANADAIQARGQAEAEAAAALAEAQNKLSREALQARIIASMPEIAREMAAPLANVDNMTIISADGANALNRSVAENMATLPKLLKDTTGIDVATALSSFLGSTAAGTSAGGSASGATATDVGPATAASEGAGI; encoded by the coding sequence GTGGACCTGATCTCCGGCGGCACGACAGCCATCGCCGTCATCGTCGTCATCGTCATACTCGTGGCGCTGGTGGCGTTCATCGCCTCCCGCGTCCGCCGCGTCCCGCCGAACCAGGCCCTCGTCATCGTCGGCCGCAACGCCGAGCGGAGCGAGGGCGGCGCCGGCTTCTCCAGCCCGCAGAAGGTCATCATCGGCGGCCGGACCTTCATCTGGCCGATCTTCCAGGAGGGCTTCACGCTCTCCCTGGAGCAGTACCAGACGAGCGTCACGGCCGAGGCGCGCGACGCGAACTTCATCAACACCGCGGTCGTCGCGACCGTCAACTTCAAGGTGACGGGCACCGAGGACGGCGTGCGCCGTGCCGTGCAGCGCTACCTCCTCCAGCAGGATGCCCTACCGGAGATCGTGCGCCAGTCGCTCGAGGGCGCGATCCGCGGCCTCATCGGCGACCGTCCCGTCGACGAGCTCGTCAAGAGCTTCTCGGTCGTGGCGCAGGAGGCCGTGAACCAGACCAAGAACGACCTCGCGGAGCTCGGCCTCCAGATCGAGACGCTCAACGTCCGCGAGATCACGACCCCCGGCAGCTCCTACCTCGACGACCGCGCGCGCTCCAACGCCGCGCGCGCCCGCCAGGTCGCCGAGGTCGCGGAGGCCGAGAACAAGCGGATCTCCGCGCTCGCCGCGATCGAGAACGACCAGCAGACCGCCGAGCGCCAGCTCGAGCTCGACCTGCGCCGCGCGGCCATCAAGGCCGACACCGACCGCGCCAACGCCACCGCGTACGCGGCCGGCGAGCTCGCGAAGGCCGAGCAGGACCGCCTGGTCGCCGACCAGGAGCGCACCGCCGTGGCCGCGCAGGCCGAGGTCTCGAAGGAGCGCCTGCGCATCGACGTGGAGCTCCCCGCCGAGGCGCGCAAGTACGCGACCGTCCAGGACGCGCAGGCCGCGCGTGACGCCGAGAAGGCGAAGGTCGACGTGGAGGTCTACCAGCGCACGCAGAACGCCGAGGCGGCGAAGACCGCGGCCGTGAACGAGGCCGCGTCCATCACCGCGCTCGGGAAGGCCAACGCCGACGCGATCCAGGCCCGCGGCCAGGCGGAGGCCGAGGCGGCCGCCGCGCTCGCCGAGGCGCAGAACAAGCTGTCGCGCGAGGCCCTGCAGGCGCGCATCATCGCGTCGATGCCGGAGATCGCGCGCGAGATGGCGGCGCCGCTCGCCAACGTCGACAACATGACGATCATCTCGGCGGACGGCGCGAACGCGCTCAACCGCTCGGTGGCCGAGAACATGGCGACGCTGCCGAAGCTGCTCAAGGACACCACGGGCATCGACGTCGCGACGGCGCTGAGCTCGTTCCTGGGGTCGACCGCCGCGGGCACGAGCGCGGGCGGGTCGGCGTCCGGCGCGACCGCCACGGACGTCGGCCCCGCGACGGCCGCGTCCGAGGGCGCCGGGATCTGA
- a CDS encoding ABC transporter substrate-binding protein: protein MTHSISRRQALGVGAAAAGTLALASCSAPGGRLVNSDPVIPAAKAGEKVTLTYWAWLKDLQKVADVWNAQNPDIQVEAVWIPGGNAGGYQKMYSAITAGGGPDIGQVELRQLPEFLLANGLVDLTRYGVEEYRDSYDEALWKQVSFQDGVFGIPQDSGPMAFYYQRELLDQVGGQPPATWDDWATLGAEVRKTGAGNYLDCFPVADASVFTSYATQAGANWFKVDGERWVVDMLDERTMEVAAFFDKAIDDDVVNTSYSAFSPPWTAAAADGKVFGVTSASWGDALIQSVSGGEGKWKVAPMQTWGFDGAYGSSYLGGSTAAVLANSKHPAEALKFMTWMTTSPEGIDAMIENSGIGWSPSPDYIGAARQEPSEWFSGQSYNEEVFAPAAKEQNLDWTWCPLTQFTLNTLQDEFRRKLTSGQTLVESLPLAQEAVIEAFQNKGLRVEAASA, encoded by the coding sequence ATGACGCATTCGATCAGCAGGAGACAGGCACTGGGGGTGGGGGCCGCCGCCGCGGGCACGCTGGCCCTCGCGTCGTGCTCGGCGCCGGGCGGGAGGCTGGTCAACTCCGATCCGGTCATCCCCGCGGCGAAGGCCGGCGAGAAGGTCACGCTCACGTACTGGGCCTGGCTGAAGGACCTGCAGAAGGTCGCCGACGTGTGGAACGCGCAGAACCCCGACATCCAGGTCGAGGCGGTCTGGATCCCCGGCGGCAACGCGGGCGGCTACCAGAAGATGTACTCCGCCATCACGGCGGGCGGCGGACCCGACATCGGCCAGGTCGAGCTCCGGCAGCTGCCCGAGTTCCTCCTCGCCAACGGGCTCGTCGACCTCACCCGCTACGGCGTCGAGGAGTACAGGGACAGCTACGACGAGGCGCTGTGGAAGCAGGTCAGCTTCCAGGACGGCGTCTTCGGGATCCCGCAGGACTCCGGCCCCATGGCCTTCTACTACCAGCGCGAGCTCCTCGACCAGGTGGGCGGCCAGCCGCCGGCGACCTGGGACGACTGGGCGACGCTCGGCGCCGAGGTGCGGAAGACCGGCGCCGGCAACTACCTCGACTGCTTCCCCGTCGCCGACGCCTCCGTCTTCACCTCCTACGCGACGCAGGCCGGCGCGAACTGGTTCAAGGTCGACGGCGAGCGCTGGGTGGTCGACATGCTCGACGAGCGCACGATGGAGGTCGCCGCGTTCTTCGACAAGGCCATCGACGACGACGTGGTCAACACCTCGTACTCGGCCTTCTCCCCGCCGTGGACCGCGGCCGCCGCGGACGGCAAGGTCTTCGGCGTCACGAGCGCCAGCTGGGGCGACGCCCTCATCCAGTCGGTCTCCGGCGGCGAGGGCAAGTGGAAGGTCGCGCCCATGCAGACGTGGGGCTTCGACGGGGCGTACGGATCCAGCTACCTCGGCGGATCCACCGCGGCCGTGCTCGCGAACAGCAAGCACCCCGCCGAGGCGCTCAAGTTCATGACGTGGATGACGACCTCCCCGGAGGGCATCGACGCGATGATCGAGAACTCCGGCATCGGCTGGTCGCCGTCGCCCGACTACATCGGCGCCGCCCGGCAGGAGCCGAGCGAGTGGTTCAGCGGCCAGAGCTACAACGAGGAGGTGTTCGCGCCCGCGGCGAAGGAGCAGAACCTCGACTGGACCTGGTGCCCGCTCACGCAGTTCACGCTGAACACGCTGCAGGACGAGTTCCGCCGCAAGCTCACGAGCGGTCAGACCCTCGTCGAGTCCCTGCCCCTCGCGCAGGAGGCCGTGATCGAGGCCTTCCAGAACAAGGGCCTGCGCGTCGAGGCGGCGTCCGCATGA
- a CDS encoding NfeD family protein, with product MIVFVVVGAVGLLLLLSSIVLGDLLDAIGGGDGLVSGVALGAALAIYGVGGVLADQAGIGSGGAIAIAVALALVALVVVQLTVRFVAKQESGGSYSPVGMVGVVTSPTSPTGGEVRLEHIRELERRLAMSAEPLAVGTRIRVVSEDGFRVHVEPDADGAPTT from the coding sequence GTGATCGTCTTCGTGGTCGTGGGGGCCGTGGGCCTCCTGCTCCTCCTCTCCAGCATCGTGCTCGGCGACCTGCTCGACGCGATCGGCGGCGGCGACGGACTCGTGTCCGGCGTCGCGCTCGGCGCGGCCCTCGCCATCTACGGCGTCGGCGGCGTGCTCGCCGACCAGGCGGGCATCGGATCCGGCGGCGCCATCGCGATCGCCGTGGCCCTCGCGCTCGTCGCCCTCGTCGTGGTGCAGCTCACCGTCCGCTTCGTCGCGAAGCAGGAGAGCGGCGGCTCGTACTCGCCCGTCGGCATGGTCGGCGTCGTCACGTCGCCCACCTCGCCCACGGGCGGCGAGGTGCGGCTCGAGCACATCCGCGAGCTGGAGCGGCGGCTCGCCATGAGCGCGGAGCCGCTCGCCGTCGGCACCCGCATCCGCGTCGTCTCGGAGGACGGGTTCCGCGTGCACGTGGAGCCCGACGCCGACGGCGCCCCCACCACCTAG
- a CDS encoding pyridoxal phosphate-dependent decarboxylase family protein, with protein MTLSPHASRPSDPALADRLPADTATVADPAAELFSDRSLPGWDAALRAAAAHVRAAARRADGPFTGITPDRLRGSFAGLDLDRPLGGLDDALDELDDLYLRDAVWFHDPSYVAHLNCPILIPAIAGELILSSVNTSMDTWDQSAGATLIERALIDWTAARAGLGDDADGVFTSGGSQSNLQALLLARDEAAAVHGLSMADRQRMRILVSDVGHFSVEKSARILGLASDAVIRVPSDDAKRMRVDALERELARCYAAGLLPIAVVATAGTTDFGSVDPLPAIGNVCRREGIWLHVDAAYGGGLLTSLRHRHLLDGIERADSVTVDYHKTFFQPVSSSALIVRDGRTLRHATLHADYLNPADRAHEEIPNQVDKSLQTTRRFDALKLWLTLRTVGADGVGRMLDDVIALADRTWSALRRDPALEVVVRPEISALVFRYVPAGERDGSAAPDAGARSDAVNRGIRQAIQDSGRAMVAATRVGGRAHLKLTLLNPATTDAHIAEILGMVVAAGDALDAGLDDAAAGEPTAAADAVAEAGR; from the coding sequence ATGACCCTCTCCCCGCACGCCTCCCGCCCCTCCGATCCGGCCCTCGCCGACCGGCTCCCCGCCGACACCGCGACCGTCGCGGATCCCGCCGCCGAGCTCTTCTCCGACCGCTCCCTCCCCGGCTGGGACGCCGCCCTCCGCGCCGCCGCCGCCCACGTGCGCGCCGCCGCCCGCCGCGCCGACGGCCCGTTCACCGGCATCACGCCCGACCGGCTCCGCGGATCCTTCGCCGGGCTCGACCTCGACCGCCCGCTCGGCGGCCTCGACGACGCGCTCGATGAGCTCGACGACCTGTACCTCCGCGACGCCGTCTGGTTCCACGACCCGTCGTACGTCGCGCACCTCAACTGCCCGATCCTCATCCCGGCGATCGCGGGGGAGCTCATCCTCTCCAGCGTCAACACGTCGATGGACACCTGGGACCAGAGCGCGGGCGCGACCCTCATCGAGCGCGCGCTCATCGACTGGACCGCGGCCCGCGCCGGCCTCGGCGACGACGCGGACGGCGTCTTCACGAGCGGTGGCAGCCAGTCGAACCTGCAGGCGCTGCTGCTCGCGCGCGACGAGGCGGCGGCCGTGCACGGGCTGTCGATGGCCGACCGGCAGCGGATGCGGATCCTCGTCAGCGACGTCGGCCACTTCAGCGTCGAGAAGAGCGCGCGGATCCTCGGCCTCGCCTCCGACGCGGTCATCCGCGTGCCGAGCGACGACGCCAAGCGGATGCGCGTCGATGCCCTGGAACGCGAGCTCGCGCGCTGCTACGCGGCCGGGCTCCTGCCGATCGCGGTCGTGGCGACCGCCGGCACCACCGACTTCGGCAGCGTCGACCCGCTGCCCGCGATCGGCAACGTCTGCCGCCGCGAGGGGATCTGGCTGCACGTCGACGCGGCCTACGGCGGCGGCCTGCTGACCTCGCTCCGGCACCGGCACCTGCTCGACGGGATCGAGCGCGCCGACTCCGTGACGGTCGACTACCACAAGACCTTCTTCCAGCCCGTGAGCTCCAGCGCGCTGATCGTGCGCGACGGCCGCACGCTCCGGCACGCGACGCTGCACGCCGACTACCTCAACCCGGCGGATCGCGCGCACGAGGAGATCCCGAACCAGGTCGACAAGTCGCTGCAGACCACGCGGCGCTTCGACGCGCTGAAGCTGTGGCTGACGCTGCGGACGGTGGGCGCCGACGGGGTGGGGCGGATGCTCGACGACGTGATCGCGCTCGCCGACCGCACGTGGTCCGCGCTGAGGCGGGATCCGGCGCTCGAGGTGGTGGTGCGGCCCGAGATCAGCGCGCTCGTGTTCCGGTACGTGCCGGCGGGGGAGCGGGACGGATCCGCGGCGCCCGATGCCGGGGCGCGCTCCGACGCCGTGAACCGCGGCATCCGGCAGGCGATCCAGGACTCCGGCCGCGCGATGGTCGCCGCGACCCGCGTGGGCGGGCGCGCGCACCTCAAGCTCACGCTGCTCAACCCGGCGACGACAGACGCGCACATCGCGGAGATCCTGGGGATGGTGGTGGCGGCGGGCGATGCGCTCGACGCCGGGCTGGACGACGCGGCGGCCGGCGAGCCCACCGCGGCCGCCGACGCCGTCGCGGAGGCCGGCCGATGA
- a CDS encoding MFS transporter, translating into MRSPSPFAGLWGANALSNLADGLVFVTMPLVAAGLTDDPRGVAGLATTYALVRLLVALPVGVYVDRLDRRTLIVVANALRGVAVLGLAVSIQSGVASLAVLYAVMAVVGVLESAADGAAVAVLPSIVPAGRLDRANARITGTQLVADEFVGPPLGGILFALAAAVPVYATGGLWVAAGAVALALPRRTRDVPLASAATGAPPSLFREAAEGVRWLARHRVVGSLALLGGLASVGYMLPFSVLVLFAGERLGLDAAGYGVLLAASALGGLAGSAIAAPLGARLGSRWTITAALTLGAASLAGLAVTRDPIVAGILLALYILHAVVWSICATTLRQRLVPADLLGRVGAAGRVVSLLGLAAGSALGGVLATAGIELPTVAGAVVFAGCAVLAVVALRGSVDRDPAA; encoded by the coding sequence GTGAGATCCCCGAGCCCGTTCGCGGGGCTGTGGGGCGCGAACGCGCTCTCCAACCTCGCGGACGGGCTCGTCTTCGTCACCATGCCGCTCGTCGCGGCGGGCCTCACCGACGACCCGCGCGGCGTCGCCGGGCTCGCGACGACGTACGCGCTCGTGCGGCTCCTGGTCGCGCTGCCCGTGGGCGTCTACGTCGACCGGCTCGACCGGCGCACGCTGATCGTCGTCGCGAACGCGCTCCGCGGCGTCGCCGTGCTGGGGCTCGCGGTCTCGATCCAGTCGGGCGTCGCGTCGCTGGCCGTGCTCTACGCGGTGATGGCCGTGGTCGGCGTGCTCGAGAGCGCCGCCGATGGGGCCGCGGTCGCCGTGCTGCCGTCGATCGTGCCGGCTGGCCGCCTCGACCGGGCGAACGCACGGATCACGGGCACGCAGCTCGTGGCCGACGAGTTCGTGGGGCCGCCGCTCGGCGGGATCCTGTTCGCGCTCGCCGCCGCCGTGCCCGTGTACGCGACCGGCGGACTGTGGGTCGCTGCAGGTGCGGTGGCGCTCGCGCTGCCGCGGCGCACGCGCGACGTCCCCCTCGCCTCCGCGGCGACGGGTGCGCCGCCGTCCCTGTTCCGTGAGGCCGCGGAGGGCGTGCGCTGGCTCGCCCGGCACCGCGTCGTCGGATCCCTCGCCCTCCTCGGCGGCCTCGCGAGCGTCGGCTACATGCTCCCGTTCTCGGTGCTCGTGCTCTTCGCGGGCGAGCGGCTCGGACTGGATGCGGCCGGCTACGGCGTCCTGCTCGCGGCCAGCGCGCTCGGCGGCCTCGCCGGATCCGCGATCGCCGCACCGCTCGGCGCCCGCCTCGGCTCCCGGTGGACCATCACCGCTGCCCTGACGCTCGGCGCCGCGAGCCTCGCCGGGCTCGCCGTCACGCGGGATCCGATCGTCGCCGGGATCCTGCTCGCGCTCTACATCCTGCACGCGGTGGTCTGGAGCATCTGCGCGACCACGCTCCGGCAGCGTCTCGTCCCGGCGGATCTCCTCGGCCGCGTGGGCGCGGCGGGGCGGGTGGTCAGCCTGCTCGGCCTCGCCGCCGGATCCGCGCTGGGCGGCGTGCTCGCGACTGCCGGCATCGAGCTGCCGACCGTCGCGGGTGCGGTCGTCTTCGCGGGATGCGCCGTGCTCGCGGTCGTGGCGCTGCGCGGATCCGTCGACCGGGATCCCGCGGCCTAG
- a CDS encoding lysine N(6)-hydroxylase/L-ornithine N(5)-oxygenase family protein yields MSASGRIHDAVAIGLGPANLGLACLADPLDLDLVVLERKPRFDWHPGMMLPTAHLQTPFLADLVTLADPTSRFSFLAYLKDTGRLYSFYIREDFFVLRSEYVAYCRWAAERARGIELDRDVRAVSFDETEGAYVVESVDAAGAAHVHRGRNLVVGVGTPPWLPEAVRDLPGVVHSSGYLGAKDALQERDAITVVGSGQSAAEIYRDLLEDVDSRGYRLDWITRSPRFFPLEYTRLTLEMTSPEYSDHFFGLPADARAVLLREQRNLYKGIDSELIDDIFHTLYRKRLAFDALRAEGRLAAGGDAGSGVPTRLLTNAEVVSARPTPDGGAVLGLRHAETGAERDWPTSAVVMASGYDAQAPRILDGLGDRVHRDARGRLDVAREHTVDAAGTLFVQNAEVHTHGFVAPDLGMTAHRNSRILRAITGREDYAVEERIAFQEFGLPDDGPAAGSGVLA; encoded by the coding sequence ATGAGCGCCTCGGGCCGCATCCACGACGCCGTCGCGATCGGCCTCGGTCCCGCGAACCTCGGCCTCGCCTGCCTCGCCGACCCCCTCGACCTCGACCTCGTCGTGCTCGAGCGGAAGCCGCGCTTCGACTGGCACCCCGGCATGATGCTGCCGACCGCGCACCTGCAGACGCCGTTCCTCGCCGACCTCGTGACGCTCGCGGATCCGACCTCGCGCTTCTCGTTCCTCGCGTACCTCAAGGACACCGGGCGGCTGTACTCCTTCTACATCCGCGAGGACTTCTTCGTGCTGCGCAGCGAGTACGTCGCGTACTGCCGATGGGCGGCGGAGCGTGCGCGGGGGATCGAGCTCGACCGCGACGTGCGGGCGGTCTCGTTCGACGAGACCGAGGGCGCCTACGTCGTCGAGTCGGTCGACGCCGCGGGCGCCGCGCACGTGCACCGCGGCCGGAACCTCGTGGTCGGCGTCGGCACGCCGCCGTGGCTGCCCGAGGCCGTCCGCGACCTGCCGGGCGTGGTCCACAGCTCCGGCTACCTCGGCGCCAAGGACGCGCTTCAGGAGCGGGACGCGATCACGGTGGTGGGCAGCGGGCAGAGCGCGGCGGAGATCTACCGCGACCTGCTCGAGGACGTGGACTCCCGCGGCTACCGGCTCGACTGGATCACGCGCTCGCCGCGGTTCTTCCCGCTCGAGTACACGCGGCTCACGCTGGAGATGACGAGCCCCGAGTACAGCGACCACTTCTTCGGCCTGCCCGCGGATGCGCGCGCGGTGCTGCTGCGCGAGCAGCGGAACCTCTACAAGGGGATCGACTCCGAGCTCATCGACGACATCTTCCACACGCTCTACCGGAAGCGGCTCGCGTTCGACGCGCTGCGGGCCGAGGGGCGGCTCGCGGCCGGCGGCGACGCGGGATCCGGCGTGCCGACCCGGCTGCTGACCAACGCGGAGGTGGTGTCGGCGCGGCCGACGCCCGACGGCGGCGCGGTCCTCGGGCTGCGGCACGCGGAGACGGGAGCCGAGCGCGACTGGCCGACGAGCGCGGTCGTCATGGCGAGCGGCTACGACGCACAGGCGCCGCGCATCCTCGACGGGCTCGGCGACCGCGTGCACCGCGACGCACGCGGCCGCCTCGACGTGGCGCGCGAGCACACCGTCGACGCCGCCGGCACGCTCTTCGTGCAGAACGCCGAGGTGCACACGCACGGCTTCGTCGCACCCGACCTCGGCATGACCGCGCACCGCAACTCGCGGATCCTGCGCGCCATCACCGGGCGCGAGGACTACGCGGTGGAGGAGCGGATCGCGTTCCAGGAGTTCGGCCTGCCCGACGACGGACCCGCGGCCGGATCCGGGGTGCTCGCGTGA